Proteins encoded within one genomic window of Dyadobacter chenhuakuii:
- a CDS encoding 2'-5' RNA ligase family protein has protein sequence MNPPLVATLSIDPAAQAYFDDLRMRHFPKERNHLNAHLTLFNALPDEAWIFEKMQMLTGSQVAFEVKADQVMSLGGGTAFKIVSPELALLHRNLQTHYQEVLTNQDKQKRNFHITVQNKVEPAVAKSLQAELRATFEPFSFAAGGVHLWRYLGGPWEFLRTYRFNG, from the coding sequence ATGAACCCACCGTTAGTAGCCACACTATCCATCGACCCGGCTGCACAGGCTTATTTTGACGATTTGCGGATGCGGCATTTTCCGAAGGAAAGGAATCATCTGAATGCCCATCTGACTTTGTTCAACGCCTTGCCCGACGAAGCGTGGATCTTTGAAAAAATGCAAATGCTTACGGGAAGTCAGGTCGCGTTCGAGGTTAAGGCCGATCAGGTAATGTCGCTCGGCGGTGGGACGGCATTTAAGATTGTGTCACCCGAGTTGGCCTTGCTTCACCGGAATTTGCAAACACATTATCAGGAGGTGCTTACTAATCAGGATAAACAGAAAAGGAATTTCCATATCACTGTCCAGAACAAGGTGGAGCCTGCTGTTGCCAAAAGCTTGCAAGCCGAGCTCAGGGCGACCTTCGAACCATTCAGCTTTGCTGCCGGGGGCGTGCACTTGTGGAGATATCTTGGCGGGCCGTGGGAGTTTCTCAGGACTTATCGTTTCAATGGCTAG
- a CDS encoding ABC transporter permease translates to MLTNYLKIALRIIRKDNTFTVINVVGLATGLAVALLIIQYVRFEMSYEKSYPLSEQVVRISMDYLNNGALDAQDAEMYPPVGPTAMREMSEVVNFTRAYPLRKPNVTVQLDDKYYLVNNVYAVDSAFFSMFHYPLLRGSRKNLFTKPRQVILTESLALTYFNTLDVLGKTLKMPRRNGTILLEVVGVVPDSPANTHLKLDMIVSYPTMMSDFGESDDNWNNNNTYTYLQLDANTTYEAFTKSLAAFSDRLVSEKKIVNERVVAQKISDIHLHSNKTYETEPGGDAQSVYFLLGVAFLVLLTAFVNYVNLTTSKALDRAREIGMRKVVGSTSGQIRTQIFMEAVLINVLAGIVAVVLVAAFASVFIEMAGLPEGFVVFEDAFFWESLGTFLLLSISLSGFYPAFVLSSFDPAAVLKGQFSRSAKGVFLRKALVVFQFTVTIILLVQTFAVYRQVKFLRQQNLGLNMDHTLVVEAPVASDAHKDNVAFRQMLLAQSNVESVSFSGTVPGLGSTQMGTTTGLNPSGAAKKTYYNYYITEADTSFFSVMGVKLLAGKNFDALTIHGFSDTTNRQLIVNEETIRLWGFATPEAAIGKGVDMWGRKATIRGVVKNYHYESPKAAHIPIIHLYSPYFRSFASVKFTTGNADEQLASLKKVYEANFPYAPFSYFFLDSEYDKQYKSDDRFQQVFGALTGFAILISCFGLFGLATFTVSKRTKEIGIRKVIGASTTSLMLLLSKDFIRTVSIAILIGLPITFLLVKNWLAHYAVRIELSWWLFSAPALLVMVLVLISIGGKTVATALMNPVKSLRSE, encoded by the coding sequence ATGCTTACAAATTACCTCAAAATCGCCCTTCGGATTATCAGGAAGGACAACACGTTTACCGTGATTAATGTCGTGGGTCTGGCGACTGGATTGGCTGTGGCGTTGCTGATCATTCAGTATGTGCGGTTTGAAATGAGCTATGAAAAATCTTATCCGCTGTCTGAGCAGGTTGTGCGGATCTCTATGGATTATCTGAACAATGGCGCATTGGATGCACAGGACGCTGAAATGTATCCGCCAGTTGGGCCCACGGCGATGCGCGAAATGAGTGAGGTTGTTAATTTCACGCGTGCTTACCCGTTGCGAAAGCCGAATGTGACCGTTCAGCTGGACGATAAATATTATCTGGTGAACAATGTCTACGCAGTCGACTCGGCCTTTTTTTCAATGTTCCATTATCCGCTGCTCAGGGGCAGCCGAAAAAATCTTTTTACCAAACCGCGGCAGGTTATCCTGACAGAATCATTGGCGCTGACTTATTTCAATACGCTCGACGTCCTGGGCAAAACGTTAAAAATGCCGCGAAGAAATGGCACCATTCTGCTCGAAGTGGTGGGCGTGGTGCCGGATAGCCCGGCAAACACACATCTGAAATTGGACATGATCGTATCTTACCCAACCATGATGTCGGATTTTGGCGAATCGGATGATAATTGGAACAACAATAACACATACACTTATCTTCAACTGGACGCAAATACGACTTACGAAGCATTTACAAAATCGCTGGCTGCGTTCAGTGACCGGCTGGTCAGCGAAAAGAAGATAGTCAATGAGCGGGTTGTTGCGCAGAAGATCAGCGATATTCACCTGCATTCTAACAAGACTTATGAGACTGAACCGGGCGGCGATGCGCAGTCGGTATATTTCCTGCTGGGCGTAGCATTTCTTGTGTTGTTGACTGCTTTCGTAAATTATGTAAACCTTACCACCTCCAAGGCGCTTGACCGCGCGCGGGAAATTGGCATGCGGAAAGTGGTTGGTTCAACGAGTGGTCAGATAAGGACACAGATTTTCATGGAAGCTGTGCTCATCAATGTGCTGGCGGGAATTGTGGCGGTCGTGTTGGTAGCAGCTTTTGCTTCGGTATTTATTGAGATGGCGGGGCTGCCCGAGGGTTTTGTTGTTTTTGAAGATGCATTTTTTTGGGAGAGTCTCGGGACGTTCCTGTTATTGAGTATTTCTTTATCGGGGTTTTACCCGGCCTTTGTTCTCTCTTCGTTTGATCCCGCCGCTGTGCTGAAAGGGCAGTTCTCCCGTTCGGCGAAAGGCGTATTCCTTCGCAAGGCTTTGGTTGTTTTTCAGTTTACAGTGACCATTATCCTGCTTGTCCAAACGTTTGCGGTATACCGGCAGGTGAAGTTTTTAAGGCAGCAAAATCTTGGCCTCAACATGGACCATACGCTGGTGGTTGAAGCTCCTGTGGCGAGTGACGCGCACAAGGATAATGTTGCGTTCAGGCAAATGCTGCTTGCTCAGTCTAATGTTGAATCGGTTTCATTTTCGGGAACGGTGCCAGGGCTGGGATCGACGCAAATGGGGACGACGACTGGCCTGAATCCGTCCGGGGCCGCTAAGAAAACGTATTACAATTATTATATTACGGAGGCTGACACTTCGTTTTTTAGTGTAATGGGCGTTAAGCTGCTCGCTGGAAAAAACTTCGATGCGCTGACAATTCACGGTTTTTCGGACACCACCAATCGGCAGCTGATCGTCAATGAAGAAACTATCCGGCTTTGGGGGTTTGCGACGCCCGAAGCGGCCATCGGTAAGGGTGTTGATATGTGGGGACGCAAGGCAACCATCCGGGGCGTTGTCAAAAATTATCATTACGAATCACCAAAAGCTGCCCACATTCCAATCATCCACCTGTATTCTCCGTACTTCCGCTCGTTTGCAAGTGTGAAATTTACAACAGGAAACGCGGATGAACAGCTCGCTTCATTGAAAAAAGTTTATGAGGCCAACTTCCCTTACGCACCATTCAGCTATTTCTTTTTAGACAGCGAATACGACAAACAATATAAATCCGATGACCGCTTCCAGCAGGTTTTCGGCGCACTAACTGGCTTTGCCATCCTGATCTCCTGCTTTGGCCTGTTCGGACTTGCAACTTTCACTGTCTCAAAGCGAACCAAAGAAATCGGGATCCGCAAGGTAATCGGGGCAAGCACCACAAGCCTCATGCTTTTGTTGTCCAAAGATTTTATCAGAACTGTATCCATAGCCATACTCATCGGCTTACCAATCACCTTCTTACTGGTCAAAAACTGGCTGGCGCATTACGCTGTCCGCATTGAACTGAGTTGGTGGCTTTTTTCCGCTCCTGCCCTGTTGGTGATGGTGTTGGTACTCATATCTATTGGCGGCAAAACGGTTGCGACGGCGTTGATGAACCCGGTCAAATCCTTACGTAGTGAATAG
- a CDS encoding RNA polymerase sigma factor: protein MALFRSKLKTDLTELVRACQRQDSRAQVVFYDRYKGKLLGICVRYAKTVAAAEDIFQEGIMKIFSKIGEISNPESIDSWVKTIMIRHAIDYYNQVTRKEILSSSYENVEMEWQVDDHSAVLHRMDVEILLETINELPDGYRIVVNLYFIDGYKHFEIARMLGIMEATSRSQLARGRNLLFKLLEQKGIKQHEIL from the coding sequence ATGGCCCTTTTTAGATCGAAATTAAAGACGGACCTGACCGAGCTTGTGAGGGCCTGCCAACGGCAGGATTCACGGGCTCAGGTTGTTTTTTATGATCGGTACAAAGGGAAATTGCTCGGGATATGCGTGCGGTATGCCAAAACCGTTGCCGCAGCCGAGGATATATTTCAGGAAGGAATCATGAAGATCTTCTCCAAAATAGGAGAGATCTCGAACCCCGAATCCATCGACAGCTGGGTGAAAACCATTATGATCCGGCATGCGATCGATTACTATAATCAGGTTACGCGGAAAGAAATCCTGAGCAGCTCCTATGAAAATGTAGAAATGGAATGGCAGGTGGACGATCACAGCGCTGTCTTGCATCGGATGGACGTGGAAATTTTACTGGAAACGATCAATGAACTTCCGGACGGATACCGCATTGTGGTAAACCTTTATTTTATCGACGGTTATAAGCATTTTGAAATCGCCCGGATGCTGGGAATTATGGAGGCAACGTCCCGTTCACAATTGGCACGCGGACGTAACTTACTTTTCAAATTATTAGAACAAAAAGGAATCAAGCAGCATGAAATCCTCTGA
- a CDS encoding helix-turn-helix transcriptional regulator — MEELTQELVNETGKFRSVSWCTDDLRVSHNISQYQGSERIPISRRDDVVRLHFGLKGDYQFTHQQLNKRFDLVGSHQNMMYSEGFDIILENKTPQVETFGIQFSKASFISFAQNADNQLEDFCEAVISGKSIMLSKNWGSINPAIENVIRQVIHCPYSGGMKQIFILSKCLELLVLSAESSLKNAGKRAYVLTRQDKEKIIAVRDLINGRLESPPTLSEIGKLVGMNEFKLKHGFKEMFQTTIFGYLTDQRLNTAFQYLRDTQKTAAEVAFELGYATPQHFNNAFKKRFGVTPNLVRNNP, encoded by the coding sequence ATGGAGGAGCTAACGCAGGAATTGGTTAACGAAACGGGGAAATTTAGAAGCGTTTCCTGGTGCACGGATGATTTGAGGGTAAGCCACAATATATCACAATATCAAGGATCTGAACGTATCCCGATCAGCAGGCGTGATGATGTGGTGCGATTACATTTTGGATTGAAGGGGGATTATCAATTTACCCACCAGCAGCTAAACAAACGCTTTGATCTGGTTGGCAGCCACCAGAATATGATGTATTCGGAGGGTTTCGACATTATTTTAGAAAATAAAACCCCGCAGGTCGAAACGTTCGGGATACAGTTTTCGAAAGCTTCTTTTATTTCATTTGCCCAAAATGCGGATAATCAGCTCGAAGATTTTTGTGAGGCTGTCATATCCGGCAAAAGTATAATGCTTAGCAAGAATTGGGGCAGTATTAATCCGGCTATTGAAAATGTGATCCGGCAGGTCATTCATTGTCCATATAGCGGCGGCATGAAGCAAATCTTCATTCTTTCGAAATGCCTGGAACTATTGGTTCTCTCAGCGGAGTCGTCATTGAAAAACGCAGGAAAGCGGGCGTATGTGCTGACCAGGCAGGATAAAGAAAAAATCATCGCCGTTCGTGATCTGATCAATGGGCGATTAGAATCGCCGCCGACATTGTCTGAAATCGGAAAGCTTGTTGGCATGAATGAGTTCAAGTTGAAACATGGCTTTAAGGAAATGTTCCAGACTACGATTTTTGGATATCTTACTGACCAGCGACTTAATACGGCTTTTCAATATCTGCGGGACACGCAAAAGACCGCAGCCGAAGTAGCTTTTGAGCTAGGTTATGCAACTCCTCAGCATTTTAATAATGCTTTCAAGAAACGATTTGGCGTAACTCCCAATTTGGTTAGAAACAATCCGTAA
- a CDS encoding class I SAM-dependent methyltransferase: MSQLKEVVKNLPVLGKWVRKFNTYRTRVPAGHYYSPIVSVKDIKRREQQVYPLPCNKLEGLDLAEEEQIALITYCFNSYYQELAFSDNINSGGRYYYNNKYFGHADATSLYFMIRHFNPKKIIEVGSGFSSAVMLDVNERFFDNAMKLSFIEPYPDRLHSLLKHSERKNTDVIVSDLQDVDTKYFEQLEKDDILFIDSTHVSKTGSDVNYLLFNIFPILKSGVIIHIHDIFYPFEYPKEWVIYGNGRFGWNEAYILRAFLSHQSQYKIILFNDFMQSFHKQGILLNMLNYNQHGRGGSIYLRKY; this comes from the coding sequence ATGTCTCAACTAAAAGAAGTAGTAAAAAACCTTCCTGTCCTAGGAAAATGGGTTCGTAAATTCAATACTTATAGAACGAGGGTTCCTGCTGGACACTATTATAGCCCAATCGTTTCAGTAAAAGATATTAAACGTAGAGAGCAACAGGTATATCCTCTGCCTTGTAACAAGTTGGAGGGATTAGATTTGGCCGAAGAAGAGCAAATTGCGCTAATTACTTATTGCTTCAATAGTTATTATCAGGAGTTAGCATTTTCTGACAATATTAATTCCGGAGGACGTTATTATTATAACAATAAGTACTTCGGACACGCGGACGCCACCTCCTTATATTTTATGATTCGTCATTTTAATCCTAAAAAAATAATTGAAGTTGGTTCCGGATTTTCTTCAGCCGTGATGCTGGACGTTAATGAGCGTTTTTTTGACAATGCCATGAAATTAAGTTTTATAGAGCCATATCCGGATCGCTTGCACTCACTTTTGAAACATAGTGAAAGGAAAAATACAGACGTTATAGTGAGCGATTTACAGGACGTTGATACCAAATACTTTGAGCAGCTGGAAAAGGATGATATATTATTTATTGATTCTACCCATGTGTCGAAAACAGGAAGTGATGTGAATTACTTATTGTTTAATATTTTTCCAATACTTAAAAGTGGTGTTATTATCCATATTCATGACATATTTTATCCGTTTGAATATCCAAAAGAATGGGTGATTTATGGAAACGGACGGTTTGGTTGGAATGAAGCTTATATACTTCGTGCTTTTTTATCTCACCAAAGCCAATATAAAATTATCCTCTTTAACGACTTCATGCAGTCTTTCCACAAGCAGGGGATACTTTTAAATATGCTAAACTATAATCAACACGGACGTGGAGGAAGTATATATTTAAGAAAGTATTGA
- a CDS encoding SRPBCC domain-containing protein → MDQPLFVTNSITINAPAPAVWDALVNPEKTKQYMFGCEAISTWQPGDELLWKGVADGQEVVYVKGNVVSIDPGKRLEYTTFDPNDASMEDVAENHLHVIYELREENGQTILTASQGDFATVARGKDRYEEVFNGGLGWTPMLEKIKAMLES, encoded by the coding sequence ATGGACCAACCACTTTTTGTAACCAACTCAATAACGATCAATGCCCCCGCACCGGCAGTTTGGGATGCGCTGGTAAACCCAGAGAAAACGAAACAATATATGTTTGGCTGTGAAGCTATATCGACCTGGCAACCGGGAGACGAACTACTCTGGAAAGGCGTAGCAGACGGACAGGAAGTTGTTTATGTAAAAGGGAATGTTGTCAGCATAGACCCGGGCAAGCGTTTGGAATACACAACTTTCGATCCCAATGATGCCAGTATGGAGGATGTTGCTGAAAACCACCTGCATGTAATTTACGAGCTGCGGGAAGAAAATGGTCAAACAATATTAACCGCGAGTCAGGGAGATTTTGCAACAGTAGCAAGAGGAAAAGACCGGTACGAGGAAGTTTTCAACGGAGGTCTGGGATGGACACCCATGCTGGAAAAGATCAAGGCAATGCTTGAATCTTAG
- a CDS encoding Rv1355c family protein has protein sequence MDTLTKPQERTSERLEDTFRPLFFRLRHLEDKKRLEVLMERNPGIMLFDTIYDQLFELVKIKNPAIRLSPEQSDAGIQEHLGGLTFQEYGVWVYYPWSRRLVHLLDNEEFGRVRTNRNNCKITREEQQLLSTKKIGIIGLSIGHAVAMTLATERSVGELRLADYDLIELSNLNRIQTSTHNLGMNKSVTAARAIAEIDPFIQVRIFRNGISEGNIDDFLTENGKLDMLVEVCDGLDIKVLARHRARHFEIPVVMDTSDRGMIDIERFDKEPQRPILHGLLPDIDPSSLKNLSTQEKIQIVGKIINTNEISERLKASLHEVGKTISSWPQLGSAVALGGAITTDTCRKILLGMNVESGRFYVDIDRIIGAV, from the coding sequence ATGGATACATTAACAAAGCCCCAAGAAAGGACTTCTGAGCGACTGGAAGATACATTCAGACCGCTTTTCTTTCGCCTGCGTCATTTGGAGGACAAAAAAAGGCTGGAGGTTCTTATGGAGCGGAACCCAGGCATTATGCTGTTTGACACTATTTACGATCAGCTTTTTGAACTTGTAAAAATTAAAAATCCCGCCATCAGGCTCAGTCCGGAACAATCAGACGCCGGCATACAGGAACACCTCGGCGGACTGACATTTCAGGAATATGGTGTTTGGGTGTATTATCCTTGGAGCAGGAGGCTGGTACATTTGCTTGATAATGAAGAATTTGGCAGGGTCAGGACCAATCGGAACAATTGTAAGATCACCCGTGAGGAACAACAATTATTGTCTACCAAAAAGATTGGCATCATTGGTCTGTCGATCGGGCATGCGGTTGCCATGACGCTGGCGACCGAAAGGTCCGTGGGCGAATTGCGGCTGGCCGATTATGATCTCATTGAACTTTCAAACTTAAACCGCATTCAGACCAGTACGCACAACCTGGGCATGAACAAGTCTGTTACTGCTGCGCGCGCCATTGCGGAAATCGATCCGTTTATCCAGGTGCGGATCTTCCGCAACGGGATTTCAGAAGGCAACATCGATGATTTTCTGACAGAAAACGGAAAGCTCGATATGCTCGTGGAAGTGTGCGATGGCCTCGACATTAAAGTGCTCGCACGGCACAGGGCACGACATTTTGAAATTCCGGTCGTTATGGACACCAGCGACCGGGGAATGATCGATATCGAGCGTTTCGACAAAGAGCCGCAGCGTCCCATCCTGCACGGCTTGCTTCCGGACATTGACCCCAGCAGTTTGAAAAACCTCTCAACACAGGAAAAGATACAAATTGTGGGAAAAATAATTAATACAAATGAAATTTCGGAACGTCTGAAAGCTTCGTTGCATGAGGTTGGAAAAACGATTTCATCCTGGCCGCAGTTAGGGTCCGCCGTTGCACTGGGCGGGGCGATCACGACGGACACCTGCCGCAAGATCCTGCTTGGGATGAATGTAGAATCAGGCCGGTTTTATGTTGATATCGACCGGATCATCGGGGCGGTATGA
- a CDS encoding T9SS type A sorting domain-containing protein yields the protein MHKSILCVLAKALMLVLFISPVVFSQIKITSPVYQAVYQRDIQGWRTVSVSGTYSVPVDKIEIRAVPVAKGQEIDIPWQELQQKPQGGVFMGNIKLKGGWYALEVRGVTNGSVVGRDVLTRMGVGEVFIIAGQSNAQGLKDKPAPPGATDDRVLYIDNYENDELGQYPDLLTDPVPPSFSKISSNLKTMSPRGQTAWCWGILGEQLVAHLDVPVVFINVAWEGTAIKNWAESAAGLPTTSLYGHVYAKDMPYANLRIAARNYVNQYGVRAVLWMQGETDAVYKTPSANYSRDLQFLMNRLGMDTGKRITWVIARTSRASAAKEIPSSVNPDIIAAQNAVLNTDFNPTYPGPETDPLVPNRIDGTHFEGVEGLTILANAWNASLDANFFSTVTPANPAELPTVTTSCVTENNAVAVSLPTGYQSYEWTNGERGNTIQISSPGTYRATVRDASGNSILTPVVVLESDPKPARPGIVEEGQQQACANSSFQFNISNGTDLYTWYREGSATPFATGTVAKVEESGDYYVKGQNVYGCVSENSVTSSLMVRPPVAPPVIEPSGPFSLMARVEDEGNKVQFLWSRPGSESDTTAEMVKILKTGLYSARAKVAYTLENNLLSCYSDKASSEITEVEKTDVVVYPNPVQNNFVYIESKDDIQDARVTLFDIKGRALKSVSPDSFGNRVRLDTGHLPSGKYIIQVTGKGQRVTKQLIFN from the coding sequence ATGCATAAATCTATACTTTGCGTTCTGGCGAAAGCACTGATGCTCGTGCTTTTTATCTCGCCGGTCGTTTTCTCTCAAATTAAAATTACGTCGCCGGTTTATCAGGCTGTATATCAAAGGGATATTCAGGGTTGGAGGACCGTTTCGGTTTCCGGCACGTACTCGGTGCCGGTTGATAAAATAGAAATAAGGGCAGTCCCGGTTGCCAAAGGCCAGGAAATAGACATTCCGTGGCAGGAGCTGCAACAGAAGCCGCAGGGAGGCGTTTTTATGGGGAATATAAAGCTAAAAGGAGGCTGGTACGCTCTGGAAGTGAGGGGCGTAACCAATGGCAGCGTGGTAGGCCGTGACGTTCTCACACGCATGGGGGTGGGAGAGGTTTTCATCATTGCAGGGCAATCTAATGCACAAGGGCTTAAAGACAAACCTGCTCCTCCCGGCGCAACGGACGACCGCGTGCTCTACATTGATAACTACGAAAACGACGAGCTCGGCCAGTATCCCGACTTGCTGACTGATCCTGTGCCGCCATCGTTTTCAAAAATAAGCAGTAACCTGAAAACAATGTCGCCCCGCGGCCAAACCGCCTGGTGCTGGGGCATTCTAGGTGAACAGCTCGTTGCGCATCTGGATGTACCCGTTGTATTCATCAATGTTGCATGGGAGGGAACAGCCATTAAAAACTGGGCGGAAAGTGCCGCCGGCCTCCCGACTACGAGTTTATACGGACATGTGTATGCGAAGGATATGCCGTACGCCAACCTGAGGATTGCTGCCCGTAACTATGTCAACCAATATGGGGTCCGGGCAGTGCTTTGGATGCAGGGAGAAACGGACGCTGTATACAAAACACCTTCGGCCAATTACAGCCGCGACTTGCAGTTTCTCATGAATCGCCTGGGCATGGATACCGGAAAAAGGATTACCTGGGTTATTGCCAGAACATCGCGCGCGTCCGCTGCGAAAGAAATACCATCCTCAGTCAATCCCGATATTATTGCGGCGCAGAATGCTGTTCTGAATACAGACTTTAATCCAACATATCCAGGGCCTGAAACCGATCCTTTGGTCCCAAACCGGATCGATGGAACGCATTTCGAAGGTGTAGAAGGGTTAACCATCCTGGCCAATGCATGGAATGCAAGTCTGGACGCCAACTTTTTCTCAACTGTAACGCCAGCCAATCCGGCAGAGCTGCCGACGGTCACTACCAGCTGCGTTACCGAAAACAATGCAGTTGCCGTTTCGCTCCCGACAGGTTATCAATCCTATGAATGGACCAATGGGGAGCGCGGCAACACGATTCAGATATCTTCCCCTGGAACTTACCGTGCAACCGTCAGGGACGCATCGGGAAACTCAATTCTTACGCCCGTCGTCGTGCTGGAAAGCGACCCTAAGCCTGCGCGTCCAGGCATTGTAGAAGAAGGCCAGCAGCAAGCCTGCGCCAATTCTTCATTTCAGTTCAATATTTCCAACGGAACCGATCTGTATACCTGGTATCGCGAAGGTTCCGCAACGCCATTTGCAACGGGGACGGTTGCAAAGGTGGAAGAAAGTGGTGATTATTATGTAAAAGGACAAAATGTATACGGCTGTGTTTCAGAAAATTCCGTCACTTCTTCCCTTATGGTCCGGCCACCTGTTGCGCCGCCAGTTATCGAGCCATCCGGCCCTTTTTCACTCATGGCGCGCGTTGAAGACGAGGGCAATAAGGTGCAATTTTTGTGGAGCAGACCGGGATCAGAGAGCGACACGACTGCCGAAATGGTCAAAATTTTGAAAACCGGACTGTATTCTGCCCGGGCAAAAGTTGCATACACCCTGGAAAATAATTTACTTAGCTGCTATTCCGACAAAGCATCCTCAGAGATCACGGAAGTTGAGAAAACTGACGTCGTCGTGTATCCCAATCCGGTCCAGAACAATTTCGTTTATATTGAGTCGAAGGACGACATTCAGGATGCGCGGGTTACCTTATTTGATATCAAAGGAAGGGCCTTAAAGTCAGTTTCGCCCGATTCTTTCGGAAACAGGGTGCGGCTGGATACAGGCCACCTGCCATCGGGCAAATACATCATCCAGGTAACCGGCAAAGGCCAGAGAGTAACCAAACAGCTTATTTTTAATTGA
- a CDS encoding manganese catalase family protein, with translation MFYHDGKLQYNVRVDKPNPQFAKLLQQAIGGIEGEIRVCLQYLFQAWNSRGPQKYRDMLMETGTEEIAHIEMLATAVCLNLEGSSSALKDEMAKANPMVEAVMGGRDPRHILSGGLGAMATDANGVPFNGSWVVSSGNIAADMHANVMAEATGRVLATRLYEMTDDSGMKDMLAFLIARDTMHQNQWMAVLEELGPDTHPIPNSFPSNLQNENVAYSFISTSVDGNTNARGRWTEGTSIDGKGIFTFEKAVPTGGMPSLAPGDKEVHGQIEQGVKPDADFFDKVKDIIG, from the coding sequence ATGTTTTATCATGATGGAAAACTGCAGTACAATGTGAGGGTTGACAAACCCAATCCCCAATTTGCGAAGCTGCTTCAGCAGGCGATCGGTGGGATAGAAGGGGAGATACGGGTATGCTTACAATATCTGTTTCAGGCATGGAACTCACGCGGGCCTCAAAAGTACAGGGATATGCTGATGGAAACCGGAACGGAAGAAATCGCGCATATCGAAATGCTGGCGACGGCGGTTTGCTTGAACCTGGAAGGCTCTTCGAGTGCATTGAAAGACGAAATGGCGAAAGCCAACCCGATGGTGGAAGCGGTGATGGGTGGTCGCGATCCGCGTCACATTCTTTCAGGCGGACTAGGCGCGATGGCGACGGACGCTAACGGCGTTCCTTTCAACGGTTCATGGGTTGTGAGCAGCGGCAACATTGCAGCCGATATGCACGCCAATGTAATGGCAGAAGCAACAGGCCGGGTGCTGGCTACGCGGCTTTACGAAATGACGGATGACTCGGGAATGAAAGACATGCTCGCGTTCCTCATCGCCCGGGACACGATGCACCAAAACCAGTGGATGGCGGTGCTTGAAGAACTTGGCCCGGATACCCATCCGATTCCGAACAGTTTCCCTTCGAACCTTCAAAACGAAAACGTGGCTTACAGTTTCATTAGCACGAGCGTGGACGGAAATACAAATGCAAGAGGGCGCTGGACCGAAGGGACTTCAATCGATGGCAAAGGCATCTTTACTTTTGAAAAAGCGGTTCCCACAGGCGGAATGCCTTCCCTGGCACCCGGTGACAAAGAAGTCCACGGTCAAATTGAACAGGGAGTAAAACCGGACGCCGACTTTTTTGATAAGGTGAAGGATATCATTGGATAG